In Halogeometricum sp. S1BR25-6, a single genomic region encodes these proteins:
- a CDS encoding CheR family methyltransferase — MSRTEVSDDGFRRLLGHIEESLSFATSSYNDAYLDRRISARMRRRGVDGYDAYRSLLVDDSEEQRALLNSLSVNVTSFFRNPEVWEALREVLAELAGNGSGRVRVWSAACSDGREAYSLSMLAHDDDRIDPNRVSILGTDIKPEILDAARAGEYHASETNDVAAQLEPLSGNDRYVERDGDVYRVSEDVKSIVSFRRHDLVQERPPDTFDLVVCRNLFIYINSEAKQAIFDTLGSALSPDGYLTIGMTETVPPSCRDWFEPVEKRLRIYRNATGSPTP, encoded by the coding sequence ATGTCGCGCACGGAAGTCTCCGACGACGGGTTCCGACGGCTGCTCGGCCACATTGAGGAGTCGCTGTCGTTCGCGACGAGTTCGTACAACGACGCCTACCTCGACCGGCGAATCTCCGCGCGGATGCGACGCCGCGGCGTCGACGGGTACGACGCCTACCGCTCGCTGCTGGTGGACGACTCCGAGGAGCAGCGGGCGCTGTTGAACTCGCTGAGCGTCAACGTCACCAGCTTCTTCCGGAACCCGGAGGTGTGGGAGGCGCTCCGCGAGGTGCTCGCGGAACTCGCCGGCAATGGGAGCGGGCGGGTCCGCGTCTGGAGTGCGGCCTGCTCGGACGGTCGCGAGGCGTACTCGCTTTCGATGCTGGCGCACGACGACGACCGAATCGACCCGAACCGCGTGTCGATACTCGGCACCGACATCAAACCCGAGATACTCGACGCCGCGCGGGCGGGCGAGTACCACGCCTCCGAGACGAACGACGTCGCGGCGCAACTGGAACCGCTCTCCGGAAACGACCGCTACGTCGAACGCGACGGCGACGTCTACCGCGTGAGCGAGGACGTGAAGTCCATCGTCTCGTTCAGGCGACACGACCTCGTACAGGAGCGGCCGCCGGACACGTTCGACCTCGTGGTGTGCCGGAACCTGTTCATCTACATCAACAGCGAGGCGAAACAGGCGATATTCGACACGCTCGGGTCGGCGCTCAGCCCGGACGGCTATCTCACCATCGGGATGACCGAGACAGTGCCGCCGTCGTGCCGCGACTGGTTCGAGCCCGTAGAAAAGCGACTCCGAATCTACCGGAACGCGACGGGGTCCCCGACTCCGTGA
- a CDS encoding chemotaxis protein CheA — MDDELYQAFITESEESITQLNNSLLELESNPEATEAIDDIFRQAHTLKGNFGAMGFDNAATVAHAVEDLLDEIRHGRLDVTPDRMDLVFDGMDEILEILRDIEANGESQSDPTALVEEIRAAARAEDAPVEESAAADDAEPEDDAFALAAETLDFESEALADAELLYHAAIELNAGEMKGVDAGLFLGGVPDGVDVVGSVPDIDSIEDGEFDDGFALFVANVPEAELGPTLAGLWKVERVELTDVSAVLADDDPEPVPANANAGADTAVDAEPAAESEAAVDVEPEAVAPAETSEPDAESSIETDGAEGDVPTAADVDPAEAAEAVAAVEAAYSGAGSETEAESLDGGDDDDHVGESNVELQSVGTEPSGDAAPDGASSDSDTVESGADEGAKSADPSADDGADDGPKTEREQSREKRQKRESGQSISAVKSVRVDVDQLDELHELVEQLVTSRIKLRQAMEGEADLTSGLDTLDELDKISTNLQNTVMDMRLIPLKKVFDKFPRLVRDLARDQDKRVRFAVEGEDIELDRTILDEISDPLMHVLRNAVDHGIELPDEREANGKPRTGTVELSAHREHDTVVITASDDGSGIDADAVREKAVSNGLATREELNAMPDEEVYDYVFHPGFSTNEEITDVSGRGVGMDVVKTTVEALDGSANVTSTPGEGSTFTIRLPVSVAIIKVLFVRVGDREFGVPIKYIDEISRRQRVQTVNGAEVVVHEESLFPLIRLRDALDIDIEEGDGGMIVRIRPSDRQVALHCDHVTRQEEVVVTPLQGPLGGTQGLSGTAVIGDGNVIPILDVSTLELPAGGREALREWTPPSGGGGEESADADPDADGPAEVEEAAD; from the coding sequence ATGGACGACGAACTGTATCAAGCATTCATCACGGAGTCCGAGGAGAGCATCACGCAACTGAACAACTCGCTCCTGGAGTTGGAGTCGAACCCCGAGGCCACCGAGGCCATCGACGACATCTTCCGGCAGGCGCACACGCTGAAGGGGAACTTCGGCGCGATGGGCTTCGACAACGCCGCCACGGTGGCGCACGCCGTCGAGGACCTCTTGGACGAGATACGGCACGGCCGACTCGACGTGACGCCGGACCGCATGGACCTCGTCTTCGACGGGATGGACGAGATTCTGGAGATACTCCGCGACATCGAGGCGAACGGCGAGTCGCAGAGCGACCCGACGGCCCTCGTCGAGGAGATTCGCGCCGCCGCGCGGGCGGAGGACGCCCCGGTCGAGGAGTCGGCGGCGGCCGACGACGCCGAACCCGAAGACGACGCGTTCGCCCTCGCGGCCGAGACGCTCGACTTCGAGAGCGAAGCGTTGGCGGACGCCGAACTGCTGTATCACGCCGCCATCGAACTGAACGCCGGGGAGATGAAGGGCGTCGACGCCGGTCTGTTCCTCGGCGGCGTGCCCGACGGCGTCGACGTCGTCGGGTCGGTCCCCGACATCGACAGCATCGAGGACGGCGAGTTCGACGACGGCTTCGCGCTGTTCGTCGCGAACGTTCCCGAGGCGGAACTCGGCCCGACGCTCGCCGGTCTCTGGAAGGTCGAACGCGTCGAACTGACCGACGTCTCGGCCGTTCTCGCGGACGACGACCCGGAGCCGGTCCCCGCGAACGCGAACGCAGGTGCGGACACGGCCGTCGACGCGGAACCGGCCGCGGAATCGGAAGCCGCGGTCGACGTCGAACCCGAGGCCGTCGCGCCCGCGGAGACGTCCGAACCGGACGCCGAATCGAGCATCGAAACGGACGGCGCCGAGGGCGACGTCCCGACCGCGGCGGACGTCGACCCCGCCGAGGCGGCGGAGGCCGTCGCGGCCGTCGAGGCCGCCTACTCCGGCGCCGGGTCCGAAACCGAGGCCGAATCGCTCGACGGCGGGGACGACGACGACCACGTCGGCGAGTCGAACGTCGAACTCCAGTCCGTGGGCACCGAACCGTCCGGCGACGCGGCGCCGGACGGCGCCTCGTCGGATTCCGACACCGTCGAGAGCGGTGCAGACGAGGGTGCCAAGAGCGCCGACCCGTCGGCCGACGACGGCGCGGACGACGGTCCGAAGACGGAACGCGAGCAGAGCCGGGAGAAACGGCAGAAGCGGGAGAGCGGACAGTCCATCTCCGCGGTCAAGTCCGTCCGCGTCGACGTCGACCAACTCGACGAACTGCACGAACTGGTCGAGCAACTGGTCACCAGCCGCATCAAACTCCGGCAGGCGATGGAGGGCGAGGCAGACCTGACGAGCGGCCTCGACACGCTCGACGAGTTGGACAAGATATCCACGAACCTCCAGAACACGGTGATGGACATGCGGCTCATCCCGCTGAAGAAGGTGTTCGACAAGTTCCCGCGCTTGGTTCGCGACCTGGCGCGCGACCAGGACAAGCGCGTCCGGTTCGCCGTCGAGGGCGAGGACATCGAACTCGACCGAACCATCCTCGACGAGATTTCCGACCCGCTGATGCACGTCCTGCGAAACGCCGTGGACCACGGCATCGAACTGCCGGACGAGCGCGAGGCGAACGGCAAGCCGCGCACCGGGACGGTCGAACTCAGCGCGCACCGCGAGCACGACACGGTCGTCATCACCGCCTCCGACGACGGGAGCGGCATCGACGCCGACGCCGTGCGCGAGAAGGCCGTCTCGAACGGTCTCGCCACCCGCGAGGAACTGAACGCGATGCCCGACGAGGAGGTGTACGATTACGTCTTCCACCCCGGTTTCTCGACGAACGAGGAGATTACCGACGTCAGCGGCCGCGGCGTCGGCATGGACGTGGTGAAGACCACCGTGGAGGCGCTCGACGGCTCCGCGAACGTCACCAGCACGCCCGGCGAGGGGTCGACGTTCACCATCCGCCTGCCCGTCTCCGTCGCCATCATCAAGGTGCTGTTCGTCCGCGTCGGCGACCGCGAGTTCGGCGTCCCCATCAAGTACATCGACGAGATTTCGCGGCGACAGCGGGTCCAGACGGTCAACGGCGCGGAGGTCGTCGTCCACGAGGAGTCGCTGTTCCCGCTCATCCGTCTGCGCGACGCCCTCGACATCGACATCGAGGAGGGTGACGGCGGGATGATCGTCCGCATCCGTCCGTCGGATAGACAGGTGGCGCTGCACTGCGACCACGTCACCCGACAGGAGGAGGTCGTCGTCACGCCGCTTCAGGGGCCGCTCGGCGGCACGCAGGGGCTCTCCGGGACGGCCGTCATCGGCGACGGGAACGTCATCCCCATCCTCGACGTGAGCACGCTCGAACTGCCGGCCGGCGGACGGGAGGCGCTGCGCGAGTGGACGCCGCCGTCGGGCGGCGGAGGCGAGGAGTCCGCCGACGCGGACCCGGACGCCGACGGTCCCGCCGAAGTCGAGGAGGCGGCCGACTGA
- the cheB gene encoding chemotaxis-specific protein-glutamate methyltransferase CheB produces the protein MRTLIRTLLEDGGIDVVAEAENGAAAVDVVAEHRPDVVTMDIEMPEMNGIEAVEAIMASCPTPVLMLSAHAEDDADVTFEALDVGAVDFVTKPGGEVTSSMPRVKRELVEKVRSAAAVDLSATRRTEALGRRKAPSRDGARAGRRSRNRNRNRSRSQSESADRAERAPSSRRPAASDSPYPEVSTLILGASTGGPNVVERVLADLPTTANLRIVVVQHMPAGFTRRFADRLDARSAYRVAEATDGERIGVGEARVAPGGSHLVVDRDRAGRLSLTLTDTKPVHGVKPAIDLTMASAVEAVEGPLVGTLLTGMGRDGVDGMGRIHAAGGHTVAQDEGTSAIFGMPKRAIETGCVDAVAPADDIASHILAGLAEEK, from the coding sequence ATGCGGACGCTCATCCGCACGCTCCTCGAAGACGGGGGGATCGACGTCGTCGCCGAGGCGGAGAACGGGGCCGCAGCGGTCGACGTCGTCGCCGAACACCGCCCCGACGTGGTAACGATGGACATCGAGATGCCCGAGATGAACGGCATCGAGGCCGTCGAGGCCATCATGGCGTCGTGCCCGACGCCGGTGTTGATGCTCTCGGCGCACGCCGAGGACGACGCCGACGTGACGTTCGAGGCCCTCGACGTGGGCGCCGTCGACTTCGTGACGAAACCCGGCGGCGAGGTCACCTCCTCGATGCCGCGCGTGAAGCGCGAACTCGTCGAGAAGGTCCGTTCGGCGGCGGCGGTGGATCTCTCGGCGACGCGGCGGACGGAGGCGCTCGGTCGACGGAAGGCGCCCTCGCGGGACGGCGCGCGGGCCGGTCGGCGGAGTCGAAATCGAAATCGAAATCGAAGTCGGAGTCAGAGCGAGAGCGCCGACCGGGCGGAGCGCGCGCCGTCGTCGCGCCGACCGGCGGCATCGGACTCGCCGTACCCCGAGGTGTCGACGCTGATACTCGGCGCCTCGACCGGCGGGCCGAACGTGGTCGAACGGGTCCTCGCGGACCTGCCGACGACCGCGAACCTGAGAATCGTGGTCGTCCAGCACATGCCCGCGGGGTTCACGAGGCGCTTCGCGGACCGACTCGACGCGCGGTCGGCGTACCGCGTCGCCGAGGCGACGGACGGCGAGCGAATCGGCGTCGGCGAGGCGCGCGTCGCCCCCGGCGGGTCGCACCTCGTGGTCGACCGCGACCGCGCGGGGCGACTCTCGCTGACACTCACGGACACGAAACCGGTCCACGGCGTCAAGCCCGCCATCGACCTGACGATGGCCTCGGCCGTCGAAGCGGTCGAGGGGCCCCTCGTGGGGACGCTTCTCACCGGGATGGGACGCGACGGGGTCGACGGTATGGGTCGCATCCACGCCGCGGGCGGGCACACGGTCGCACAGGACGAAGGAACGTCGGCTATCTTCGGCATGCCGAAGCGGGCAATCGAAACGGGGTGCGTCGACGCCGTCGCCCCCGCCGACGACATCGCCTCGCACATTCTGGCGGGACTGGCGGAGGAGAAGTGA
- a CDS encoding chemotaxis protein CheW has product MSQEPQTAAVPDADEAEDVREIQVLEFKLGGETYCVDIEYVSEIVDRGSLTAVPNAPAYVDGVMDLRGRTTSIVNPKALLNLDTSEGESKRIVIFDSSKFEDDAAVGWLVDEVYQVVRVAMDDIEEPPLEKDDSIEGVIKRDGELVIWISPVDAVAAH; this is encoded by the coding sequence ATGTCGCAGGAACCACAGACCGCTGCCGTGCCCGACGCTGACGAGGCCGAAGACGTTCGAGAGATACAGGTGCTCGAGTTCAAACTCGGCGGAGAGACCTACTGCGTCGACATCGAGTACGTCTCCGAAATCGTCGATAGAGGCTCTCTGACCGCCGTCCCGAACGCACCCGCCTACGTCGACGGCGTGATGGACCTCCGCGGTCGCACCACGTCCATCGTCAACCCGAAGGCCCTCCTGAACCTCGATACGAGCGAAGGAGAGTCCAAACGAATCGTCATCTTCGACTCGAGCAAGTTCGAGGACGACGCCGCAGTCGGGTGGTTGGTCGACGAGGTGTACCAGGTCGTCCGCGTCGCGATGGACGATATAGAGGAACCCCCCTTGGAGAAAGACGACTCCATCGAGGGCGTCATCAAGCGCGACGGCGAACTCGTCATCTGGATTTCACCGGTCGACGCCGTCGCGGCGCACTGA